ATGTATAGTCACCCTGATCATCTGACCGATGATGTGATTTCGATAATTAGCAATTGTGCAAAAATTTGCTCATACATTGATATACCGATACAACATATTGACGATGGAATCCTTAAAAGAATGAATCGGCCATTGCCAGGTCAAAAGATTTACGAATTGATAAAAAAAATAAGGGCAACAATTCCAGATGTTGCCTTAAGAACTTCGCTAATGGTAGGATTTCCTGGAGAAACTGACAAAGATTTTAAAAAATTAGTGGATTTTGTCAAGCAAATAGAGTTTGACCGATTAGGCTTGTTCAAGTATTCACCTGAGAAAGGGACTTTAGCCTATTCTATGCCAGACCAGATTCCAGAACAAATTAAGGAAGAAAGATGGCTAACACTTTTAACACTCCAGCAGAAGATATCATCTAAAAAATTAAAGAATAGTATTGGAGAGAATCTGGAGGTAGTGATAGAAAAAATAACAGACCGAATAACTTATGCCCGCAGTAAATACGATGCCCCAGACATCGACGGATTGGTCATTATTCATCAAAAAACAGGTAAAGTTGGTGAATTTATAGAAGTCAAGATAATTGATTCTAAAGAATATGACCTGATTGGAAAACCAATATAGCAGTTATTAGTCAAAACGGTAACTATTCACCTTGTAGGAAAGTAGGAGAGTAGGGAAGTAGGAAAGGGAAAGAATTGGTGCAACAGATGTGGAGAGCGGCTGTTTCTATTCCAGCAAATATTGCAGAAGGTTTTAAGAAACAAGGCATAAAGAATTATTTTCCCCTCTTCCTACTTTCCTACTCCCTACTTCCTACTTACTTGGTATGCTGAATAGTTACTCAAAACGTTACATAGAATGGATAAATTTACTATAGCGAATTAGAGATTAGCGAATTAGTGAATTAGAGGATTAGAGAATTCTATGTCAAATTTCGATTAATAGGTGCTATAAGACGTTGAAGGAGGTCAGCATGTTAATCATTACGACAAGGGCTCCTGAACAAACAAAGTTATGGGGAGAGAGATTAGGCAAGTATTTAGAAAAAGGTGATATTGTTTGTCTATTCGGTGGTTTAGGTGCGGGGAAAACCGTATTTACTCAGGGAGTAGCCAGAGGACTTGGCGTGGCGGATGAATATGTCAATTCGCCTACTTTCTTAATGCTCCGTGAATACCGTCAGGCTCGATTACCACTTTTTCACTTTGACCTGTATCGATTAGAGTCCCTGAACGAATTGTATGACCTCGGTTATGAAGAATATTTCTATGGAGATGGTATCACCGTAATTGAATGGGCGGAAAAGGTGGAAGAACTAATACCACCTGAATATCTGAGAGTGGAAATTGAGTGGATTGATTCTCATAGCCGTGAGATTAACTTTATCCCTTATGGAAACCATTACCAGCAAATTGTTGCTCAATTGAAAAGAAAATAGAAAATGAAGATTTTAGGTATAGAAACATCAACACCACCAGGAAGTATTGCCTTAATTGATGAGGAAGAGATAATCTCTGAATACACTTATCAAGGTAAGTTAGAGCATTCTACCTGGTTAATGCCTGCTATTGACACGCTTCTGAAAGATGCAGGTTTATCTGTTAGGGAGATAGAAGGGATAGCCGTTTCTTCGGGTCCAGGCTCTTTTACCGGCTTACGAATTGGGGTTAGCACCTCGAAAGGATTAGCGTATGGACTAAACATTCCGTTAGTCGGTATTTCTACATTAGATAGCCTTGCTTTAAATCTGCTTTATACCGAAAAGATTATCTGCCCGATATTAGATGCAAGGAAAAATGAGATTTATACTGCTTTCTATCAAGGTCAACCCCCTCAACGGCTAACGGATTATTTACTTATTTCTCCTCAAAGATTAATTGAGATGATTTCTCAACCAACTATCTTTTTAGGTCAGGGGCTTAAATTATATCAGGAACAACTTAAAGAGGCATTGAAAAATAGAGAAGTCTATTTTGCTCCATTATCTTTATGGTTACTACGGGCAAGTAACCTGGCGATATTGGGGCTAAAAGAACTAAAAGCAGGCAAACAGGTAGATATTTATTCTTTTACTCCATTCTATCTCAGAATGGCACTGTGAGTTACAGAAAGGGAGAAAAATGATATTAATCATTGATAATTACGATTCCTTTACTTATAATCTTGTTCAATATTTAGGGGAAATAGGATTAAGTGGAGATAATATCGCGGACAAATTAACGGTTTATCGAAATGATAAAATCACAATTGATATGATTTATAAATTATCTCCTGAGGCTATTTTAATCTCTCCAGGTCCCTGCACACCGTTACAAGCCGGAATATCTAATGAGATAATTAAAAAATTTGCCGGTAAGATACCTATGTTAGGTGTTTGTCTTGGCCATCAGTGTATGGGATATGTCTTTGGTGGAGAAATCGTTCGAGCAGATAGACTGATGCATGGTAAAACATCCTTGATATATCACAATGGCAAAAGGATATACGAGGGTATTGAAAACCCATTTGTCGCTACCCGTTACCACTCCTTAATAATCAAAAAGGATACTTTTCCAGATTGCTTAGAAATAACTGCCTGGACACAAGAAGAAGAGATAATGGGTATCCGACATAAAGAATATGATGTCGAAGGAATACAATTTCACCCCGAATCTATATTAACTAAAGTTGGAAAAGATATATTAAGGAAATGGGTAAAAATAGCAAGTAAAATTGCGGGTGTAGATACCATTCAAAATTCAGGCATAAAAAAAATTAAAAAAAATAGTTGACAAAATTATGAAGTAATGGTATATTTATATATCATAATTTTTTTTGTAGAGTTTTAGTAATAATCTCTTAAAAAAGGAGGGAGAGAAAAGAAAAAGATATTTTAAATTTCCTCTAAGTTTTTAAGAGTCCTATTTTTTACAAAAAAAGCAGGCTTACTAAGGCTTGCTTTTTTATTCTCACTAAACTCTACCGAAAGGATGGAGGATAAAGTGCCAACGGTTAATCAATTAGTTAGATTTGA
This genomic stretch from bacterium harbors:
- a CDS encoding aminodeoxychorismate/anthranilate synthase component II, with amino-acid sequence MILIIDNYDSFTYNLVQYLGEIGLSGDNIADKLTVYRNDKITIDMIYKLSPEAILISPGPCTPLQAGISNEIIKKFAGKIPMLGVCLGHQCMGYVFGGEIVRADRLMHGKTSLIYHNGKRIYEGIENPFVATRYHSLIIKKDTFPDCLEITAWTQEEEIMGIRHKEYDVEGIQFHPESILTKVGKDILRKWVKIASKIAGVDTIQNSGIKKIKKNS
- the tsaB gene encoding tRNA (adenosine(37)-N6)-threonylcarbamoyltransferase complex dimerization subunit type 1 TsaB; this encodes MKILGIETSTPPGSIALIDEEEIISEYTYQGKLEHSTWLMPAIDTLLKDAGLSVREIEGIAVSSGPGSFTGLRIGVSTSKGLAYGLNIPLVGISTLDSLALNLLYTEKIICPILDARKNEIYTAFYQGQPPQRLTDYLLISPQRLIEMISQPTIFLGQGLKLYQEQLKEALKNREVYFAPLSLWLLRASNLAILGLKELKAGKQVDIYSFTPFYLRMAL
- the tsaE gene encoding tRNA (adenosine(37)-N6)-threonylcarbamoyltransferase complex ATPase subunit type 1 TsaE, giving the protein MLIITTRAPEQTKLWGERLGKYLEKGDIVCLFGGLGAGKTVFTQGVARGLGVADEYVNSPTFLMLREYRQARLPLFHFDLYRLESLNELYDLGYEEYFYGDGITVIEWAEKVEELIPPEYLRVEIEWIDSHSREINFIPYGNHYQQIVAQLKRK
- a CDS encoding four helix bundle protein yields the protein MVQQMWRAAVSIPANIAEGFKKQGIKNYFPLFLLSYSLLPTYLVC